The following is a genomic window from Candidatus Abyssobacteria bacterium SURF_5.
ATCTGGATCAGCTTCTCTTTTTCGGTCTCCAGGTTCGAAAGCATGCGCACCTGTTCGAGGACGGCGGGGTGCAGGTTCTGAGCCTCATCGATCACCAGCACCATATTCTTGCCGCGCAGGCGTTCCTCGAGCAGAAACCGGTTTAATTCGTCTATTAATTCCTTTTTTGTTTGACCGACGGAAATGATGCCGAAATCCTGGTTGATCGATTTCAGCAGCTCGATTTCGGAAAGGTTGGGGTTCAAGATGACTGCGCCTTCGGTGCGGTCATCCATCTCATTGATGAGATATCTGCATAGCGTGGTCTTACCGGTCCCTATCTCCCCCGTTACCACGACGAAGCCGCCGCGCTCTTGAATGCCATAAAGCAGATGCGCGATCGCTTCCTGGTGCTGCTCGCTGAGATACAGGTACTTGGGGTCCGGTGTGATGTTGAACGGTTTTTCTTTGAAGCCGAAAAAAGATTCGTACACGACAGTCATGCCCCGCTGAGGGAACTTCCCCCGATGCCCTATTCTACAATACGCAGTCGCGACAGTCAAATTTCCGGCGGGAATAACGGGGTTGACACGAGGCAGCTCAAAAACGTACAATTCCAGCCAAAAGAATCGGTTACAGGAGCGCCTCCATGATTGGGCTCATCACTCTTTTCGTCCTGCTGGTCGGTTTCATTCTGATATTTCTGATACACTGGCCCCTCGGCGACGGGCGGGCCTACCTTCCCAATTCCGAAGAGATGCGCTGGCTCGAGTCGACCTCTGTGGTCGAGGACGAGCGGGGGCGCAAGGCCTTCGGACGAGCCACGCTCGAAGTCCGAGGCGGTTTGAACGTCTTAAGACTGTGCGGATCTCATTATGAGATGGGATATCAGCACGGAGTTCTGCTGAAGGACGAGATCAGGGAAGGTGCGCTCCTGTTTTATGCGGCGCCCGCCGAACACTTCCCCCCATTCAAGCACAAACGGTTGCTCGCAAGATGGCTTATCGCAAGGTTCTTTGACTGGTCGATTTACCGGCGCCTCCTGAAAAACTCGCCGCGTGAATATCTGGCCGAATTGAAAGGCATCGCCGACGGAAGCGGCCTGTCGTTTGCTGACGTTTTCCGCGGGAATATGCTTTCCGATTTGAACATGAACCTGATCAAAGTGCTCGAGAAGAAAGCGCTCCGAAAAACGGGCGACCAGGGGTGCACCAGCTTTGCCGCTTTCGGCGGCGCCACGACCGACGGAAAACTCCTGATGGGGCGCAACACCGATTATACCGGTGTCGGCCTCTGGGACAAACATCAGACCGTCGTATTCTACGAGCCGGAGAACGCCTACCGGTTTGTGAGCGTCAGCTCGGCGGGCCTGATCAAATGCAATTCCTGCATGAACGAGAAAGGTCTGTGTCTTGGCGCGCACTTCCTTTTTTTGAACGATACCATCGCCGAAGGCGTCAGCTTCACGTTCCTCGAGATGGACATAATGAAGAAAGCAAGCTCGGTCGAGGAAGCGCTCGCCCTCGTTTCGGAACGACCGCGAGCCGGCGCTTTCGCTTTTCTTGTGGCTGATGGGAAGGCGAACGACGCCGTCGTGATCGAGGCAAGCGCGCTAGAAGTGGGATTCAGATATGCCGAGAACGGGCTGTTGTGGGAAACCAATATGGCCACCACCGACAAGATCAAGCCGTTCGACGTGTTTCTCAGAAACAATATTGGAAAGAACCCGATAGCCAGATTCGAGAGGATGCGGATGCTTCTGAACGAGAACCGGGGGAAAATCGACTCGGGCATGGCGGCGCGGTTCATGGGCGACCACATGGATATGTGCTCCGATAGCCTCCGGCCGGTGGGCGGGATCATCTCGCAGGTGATCAATATCACCAGCGCCGTCTTCAGTCCCGCCTCGTTCGACTTCTGGGTCGCCGATGGGCCCGCGCCCGTCTGCAACAATACCTACGTCGGTTTCAATCTGATGGATGAATTGGCCGAAAGCCCTTCCCGGACAATCCCGCAAACGCTGGCCCCGAATGAATATGCTCAGTCGAGGAATTACCAGGGACTGCGGACATATTGCGACGCGCTCATGAATTTCGTTATTCCCGGCGGCGACGAGAACGCCGTGCTTCCGAAATTGGAGGAGGCAATCGCGCTCTGCCCGGATGAGGCCATCTACCGCAGGCTCGCCGGCATCTATCTGCTCTCCCAGTGGGACGCAAGCGCGGCAGCATCGCAGTTGACGGCGGCGCTGGAGTGCGTCCAAAGCCCGAACGAACGAGCGCAGACAATTCTTTTGCTCGGCTTCGCCAATGACCTTCAGGGAAACCGCAACGAGGCGCTGAAGCTGTATCAGCAAGTACTCGATCTGGGTTCCAATAACGGCGCCGATATCCTGTCGGCCGTCAATCAATTTGTTCTTGCGGATGCGAAGAAGTACTTGCACGTTCCCTATACCGTCAACGACACCAAAGACCTGGAACTCAACTTCGAGATCGTCGGCAAATACGATTTGTAATAATGACGCGCGGCCGCATGGCGCACAGCGCGGCAGAGCCGCAACCAATCCCGGATCGAGGTCCGGGACAAGCTTTGGATTTACACTCACCCTTGTCCAAAATAATTATGAAACGCGGAACATGAGATACTTCCGCATGACGCGGGTCCAATGCAGCCAAAAGAAACAAGAAAAAAAGACTCTCAACAGGAGGTAACAGAGGAAACAGAGGCATAAATGCAACAGGCGACTCCTGCTTTCTCCGTTATCTCTCTTAGCTCCTGTGAAGAGCTCTTAGCTTCAATAGCATCAAATGAGACGACCTCATTTCAAAGGACCGAGAATGAGCCGGAAAACCGGTGAGCTGGTAAGTAGTACGGAGGAATTTAAGCATGCCGAAAGTCAAAGTCAGCGACATCGAGATGTATTATGAAACGCTGGGGCCGGGAGACCCGGTCGTGCTCGTGACCGGCTACGGCGCCGACCTCGTTCAATGGGCGCTCCAGACGCCCGTCCTTTCGCAGAATTATTTGGTGTATGCGCTCGATAATCGCGGCGTCGGCTCGACAGATAAGCCGGCGGGCCCGTACTCGATCAAGATGATGGCCGACGATCTGTTCGGATTCTTTCAGGCGATGGAGATCAGGCAGGCCCACCTGGTCGGCCATTCGATGGGCGGCATGATCGCGCAACAGTTCGCGCTCGACCATCCCGAGTTGCTCCGCAGCCTGACGCTCGCATCCACCACGTGCTCGCCGCCGCGCGGATCGGACTTGATGCTGCTGTTGTGGGCGGACATCCTCGAGAAGCTCGGCACCGAGTCGTTCGTCAATAACATCATCGGCTGGTGCTTCACGTTCGACTTCATCAGCGAGCAGTACGACATGCTCATGGGGCTCAGGCAGATGTTTATAGACCATCTGGCCGAGAAACCGCTCTTGCCGCGCTGCCTCCGCAGCCAGTGCGCGGCCATCACCGGTTTCAATGTGTCCGGCCGGATCGCCGGCATACGAGTGCCGACTATGGTGCTCGTGGGCGACGGCGACATTCTGACGCCGGTCGCATTCTCAAAAGATATCGCCGGCCGCATATCCGGCGCTTCGCTGAAGGTAAT
Proteins encoded in this region:
- a CDS encoding alpha/beta fold hydrolase; translated protein: MPKVKVSDIEMYYETLGPGDPVVLVTGYGADLVQWALQTPVLSQNYLVYALDNRGVGSTDKPAGPYSIKMMADDLFGFFQAMEIRQAHLVGHSMGGMIAQQFALDHPELLRSLTLASTTCSPPRGSDLMLLLWADILEKLGTESFVNNIIGWCFTFDFISEQYDMLMGLRQMFIDHLAEKPLLPRCLRSQCAAITGFNVSGRIAGIRVPTMVLVGDGDILTPVAFSKDIAGRISGASLKVIEGGHAFHNQAPDAFNQALLDFFAKH